Proteins encoded in a region of the Saccharomyces eubayanus strain FM1318 chromosome V, whole genome shotgun sequence genome:
- the MIT1 gene encoding Mit1p, translated as MDIEPTFKGYIEDEDDALLILQATLDGKLKHIPRRPYEIERPYLIVSGSIFVFIEEISGIKRWTDGVSWSPSRISGKFLIYKELDKENANTGANANVNSTSNSDSAIISDGPSDAKDPSSSKIKLPPLKNHQFDLPPTMAHSNFESDQESSISPSNRSNLPLKYTGLVKKTISVKLKRPPFNSIENLHIVSYYSVKDIKQSRLVTPKASPFLKDTRPSQELIIAMENTTLGNVKNNTNTTNANNSNSINNKSNSSTPLNTVISTNNNSANINAAGGNQFTSANKNYYYKNDESSGYPIAQFAPALPSTTLMYTMNPPYITQSPDNANPTGMNTHSNNNNNNNNNNNNINNNNNNNNNNINNNNNNNTINANTNNSNTGNINAGNNSNSNRFTNGSFAYNTAGDFINSQQQGQISYPFYYTTIPINNPNYYTTQPPNPAANNTTMNDNHNYSASTTQHPYYGHPIESQLALTAAGSVSAPGAPVATENGLPISNMQPVLHQANNSNPNAASSSATAAGPSATPYPVYSMNVPYYSSPASAFKRAQDNTTSNPNAEPSLTAGTNAPNPGYANSQQYTTSQVYYQGFPQYAMTSAQNSSMYQHQHQHQHQHPLPTVYPITASQQNIINASHASNTIGSDPQHHHYQQEANDHKNFTMGHSNSNILNITNNDTMNNINTNTTTTTQ; from the coding sequence ATGGATATCGAGCCTACTTTCAAAGGATacattgaagatgaagatgatgctTTGCTTATTCTCCAAGCTACCCTGGACGGTAAGCTGAAACATATTCCTAGAAGGCCatatgaaattgaaagacCCTACTTGATCGTATCCGGTAGTATATTCGTGTTTATCGAAGAGATTTCCGGAATCAAAAGATGGACTGACGGAGTTTCTTGGTCTCCATCGAGAATATCAGGCAAGTTTCTAATTTATAAAGAATTGGATAAGGAGAACGCCAACACTGGTGCTAATGCCAATGTTAATTCGACCAGCAATTCTGACTCTGCCATTATCTCAGATGGGCCTTCCGACGCAAAGGATCCTTCCTCTTCCAAGATCAAATTACCTCCTTTAAAGAATCATCAATTCGACTTACCGCCCACTATGGCTCATTCGAATTTTGAATCGGATCAAGAATCATCCATTTCTCCATCGAACCGTTCGAATTTACCACTAAAATATACCGGTCTAGTGAAAAAGACAATCTCAgtgaaattgaagagacCTCCATTCAATTCTATAGAAAATTTACACATTGTCTCATACTATTCCGTCAAGGATATCAAACAAAGCCGTTTGGTGACGCCAAAAGCCTCTCCCTTCTTAAAAGATACTAGACCTTCACAAGAGCTAATTATCGCAATGGAAAACACAACATTGGGCaatgtgaaaaataataccaaCACCACTAATGCGAACAACTCTAATAGtataaacaacaaaagtAACTCCTCGACTCCTTTAAATACTGTCATCTCCACAAATAACAATAGTGCTAATATAAATGCTGCTGGCGGTAATCAATTTACTAGTGCGaacaaaaattattattacaaaaatgatgaaagcTCTGGGTACCCAATCGCCCAATTCGCTCCTGCGTTGCCTTCAACAACTTTGATGTATACAATGAATCCACCTTACATCACTCAATCTCCTGATAACGCAAATCCCACTGGCATGAACACTCAtagcaataacaataataataacaataataataataataatatcaataataataacaataataataataataatatcaataataataataataataatactatTAACGCTAATACaaataatagtaacacCGGTAATATTAATGCAGGAAACAATAGCAATTCGAATCGATTTACCAATGGATCTTTTGCTTATAATACTGCGGGTGATTTCATTAATtcacaacaacaaggaCAAATCTCTTACCCCTTCTATTATACAACAATTCCAATTAATAATCCAAACTACTATACTACTCAACCTCCAAATCCTGCTGCAAACAATACCACAATGAATGATAATCATAATTATTCTGCCTCTACAACCCAACACCCCTATTATGGTCATCCTATAGAGAGTCAACTAGCTCTAACAGCCGCTGGGAGTGTCAGCGCTCCTGGTGCTCCTGTCGCAACCGAAAATGGGCTGCCCATATCTAACATGCAACCAGTACTCCATCAAGCCAATAACAGTAACCCAAATGCTGCTTCTTCCTCTGCCACTGCTGCTGGCCCTTCGGCGACTCCTTATCCTGTTTATTCTATGAACGTTCCCTATTATAGTTCTCCCGCTTCCGCATTCAAGAGAGCTCAGGACAATACTACTTCAAATCCAAACGCGGAACCTTCTTTAACTGCAGGCACGAATGCACCAAATCCCGGATACGCTAACTCTCAACAATACACTACATCACAAGTATATTACCAAGGGTTTCCTCAATATGCCATGACCAGTGCTCAGAATTCATCGATGTATCAgcatcaacatcaacaccaacaccaacaCCCTTTACCGACAGTATACCCAATAACAGCGTCGcaacaaaatataataaacGCAAGCCACGCTTCGAACACTATTGGCTCTGATCCTCAGCACCATCACTATCAGCAGGAAGCTAACGATCATAAGAATTTTACCATGGGCCATTCGAATAGTAATATTTTAAACATTACCAATAACGATACGATGAACAATATTAATACGAATACCACTACTACTACACAATAA
- the VAB2 gene encoding Vab2p produces MVADLAKGMLKWKSRTEFDTAANCSFYENLKALPPLASHKKLTRGAIFNSTKYELLQVKEDILSIYDVVNKDINEERNQMQQIEFQLKKSLKKVEHNYKKVLKQRASTSGINGNDCLLSNAEKKLVVLDGELARVDAMVEDIINIFIALNDKLPKKAQLLKNDSINEAHYPLLFDFLRKACPEAIVSATETIVQEDNLNSSPSEEGELLIESTDNIDGGRELRNNTPDSHSKDDGDIPKYQKFLPPTFSKRSGPSIVTNFENVSADGLTYTKHCLKDTAPLT; encoded by the coding sequence ATGGTAGCAGATTTAGCTAAAGGTATGCTAAAATGGAAATCGAGAACAGAGTTTGACACCGCCGCAAACTGTTCCTTTTACGAGAATTTAAAGGCCTTACCTCCCCTCGCATCacataaaaaattaacacGAGGTGCTATTTTCAATAGTACGAAATACGAACTACTACAAGTTAAAGAAGATATTCTGTCCATTTACGATGTTGTAAACAAGGATATCAATGAGGAGCGTAATCAGATGCAACAAATCGAATTTcaactaaaaaaatctttgaaaaaagtagaacACAATTACAAGAAGGTCTTAAAGCAAAGGGCTTCTACCAGTGGGATCAACGGAAATGACTGTCTACTGAGTaatgcagaaaaaaagcttgTAGTGTTGGATGGAGAACTTGCCCGTGTCGATGCTATGGTTGAAGATATaattaatatttttattgcttTAAATGACAAGCTCCCGAAGAAGGCACAATTACTGAAAAATGACTCTATAAATGAAGCTCATTATCCTCTGctctttgattttttgcGTAAGGCATGCCCAGAAGCTATCGTTTCTGCTACAGAAACTATTGTTCAAGAAGATAACTTGAACTCTTCCCCCTCAGAAGAGGGTGAACTATTAATAGAAAGCACAGATAATATTGACGGTGGAAGGGAGCTGCGAAACAATACTCCGGATTCTCATTCAAAAGATGACGGCGATATACCCAAATATCAAAAGTTTCTACCCCCTACATTCAGCAAGAGAAGCGGTCCTTCAATCGTAACTAACTTTGAGAATGTTAGTGCAGATGGCCTCACATATACCAAACACTGCTTGAAAGATACGGCGCCTTTGACTTGA
- the YEA6 gene encoding NAD+ transporter — MNDEDKTILENQSSSSLANDNCTTTIKTKSPKKNSDPRVTAIXGALSGVLSGILVCPFDVAKTRLQAQGLQNISHQSKHYNGFFGTFATIFKDEGAAGLYKGLQPTILGYIPTLMIYFSVYDFSRKYSVDIFPHSPFLSNASSAITAGAISTVATNPIWVVKTRLMLQTGIGEYSTHYKGTIDTFKKIIQQEGVKALYAGLVPALLGMLNVAIQFPLYENLKIRLKYSESTDLPTDLTSSNFQKLILASMLSKMVASTVTYPHEILRTRMQLKSDLPDAVQRHLLPLIRITYKQEGFAGFYSGFATNLVRTVPSAVVTLVSFEYSKKYLSNLFDKV, encoded by the coding sequence AtgaatgatgaagacaagACGATATTAGAAAATCAAAGTAGTTCGTCACTAGCGAACGACAATTGTACAACCACgatcaaaacaaaaagtcCGAAAAAGAATAGTGATCCGAGAGTTACTGCTATTKCGGGCGCTCTATCTGGTGTTTTATCCGGAATATTAGTTTGTCCTTTCGATGTTGCAAAAACAAGATTACAAGCACAAGGTCTTCAAAACATTAGTCATCAGAGTAAACATTATAATGGGTTTTTTGGTACGTTTGCCACCatttttaaagatgaaGGCGCCGCTGGACTTTATAAAGGTTTGCAGCCTACGATCTTAGGATACATACCAACTTTGATGATTTACTTTTCCGTCTATGATTTTAGTAGAAAGTATTCTGTCGACATTTTCCCGCACAGTCCATTTCTCTCAAATGCTTCCTCTGCTATTACAGCAGGTGCCATCTCAACTGTTGCCACAAATCCAATATGGGTAGTTAAAACAAGACTTATGCTACAGACAGGCATTGGAGAATACTCAACCCACTATAAGGGTACTATAgacactttcaaaaaaattattcaacAAGAGGGAGTTAAGGCTCTTTATGCTGGTTTAGTACCTGCCCTTTTAGGGATGCTAAATGTGGCCATACAATTTCCTTTATATGAAAACTTAAAAATTAGGCTTAAATATTCAGAATCGACTGACTTACCAACAGATTTAACAAGCTcgaattttcaaaaattgatatTAGCGTCTATGTTATCGAAAATGGTAGCCTCTACTGTGACTTATCCTCACGAAATTCTTCGAACTCGAATGCAATTGAAGTCAGATCTTCCAGATGCTGTTCAACGTCATCTGCTCCCGTTGATTAGAATTACGTATAAACAAGAGGGTTTTGCTGGGTTTTATTCCGGGTTTGCTACTAATTTAGTTAGAACAGTCCCTTCTGCTGTGGTAACATTGGTATCATTTGAATACTCTAAGAAATATTTAAGCAAtctttttgataaagtATAA